The following coding sequences lie in one Salmo salar chromosome ssa13, Ssal_v3.1, whole genome shotgun sequence genomic window:
- the LOC106566839 gene encoding UDP-glucuronosyltransferase 2A1: protein MLVTVAAPLCFPPHPALFLLTCLLWVFPAQSHAGNILVYPVDGSHWLNMDILLRELHQRGHSLTVVRSSTSWYVPEHAPHYSSVTVPVPGASNLEDPQYMAYFLKRSLEIWTRERSILSFIELQKETINLLEEAHRGSAEMALLAMEDKQLMEKLKAANFDLMLTDPGFAGGVVLGNYLGLPIVLNVRWITNAEGHFAIAPSPLSYIPTIGSLVTDKMSFANKLKNFLHYGIALYIDYGITRPLYQGVINKFIDPNTNIYSLIQGADLWLMRVDFVFEFPRPTMPNVVYMGGFQCKPSKPLPAELEAFMQSSGEHGVVVMSLGSLLGSLLPEISEVIAAAFALLPQKVVWRHTGEKPSTLGNNTLLVNWLPQNDLLGHPKTRAFVTHGGTNGIYEAIYHGVPMLGLPLIFDQFDNMLRLQTRGVAKVLEVTALKVEPMTQTLTDILDESKPYRDNMRRMSKLHHDTPLKPMDNAIFWLEFAMRHKGAAHLRTESYKMPWYAYHNVDVLVLLLTVVVSVLLLTLMTCKVLGRALCQKKKEKLE, encoded by the coding sequence ATGCTAGTCACCGTTGCAGCCCCACTTTGCTTCCCTCCACATCCTGCTCTCTTCCTCCTGACCTGTCTCCTGTGGGTGTTCCCAGCTCAGAGCCATGCTGGCAACATCCTGGTGTACCCTGTGGACGGCAGCCATTGGCTCAACATGGACATCCTCCTGCGAGAGCTGCACCAGCGGGGGCACTCTTTAACGGTGGTCCGCTCGTCCACCAGCTGGTACGTCCCTGAACACGCCCCCCACTACTCCTCCGTCACAGTGCCGGTGCCCGGGGCCAGCAACCTGGAGGACCCACAGTACATGGCATACTTCCTGAAGAGGAGCCTGGAGATATGGACACGAGAGCGCTCCATTTTGTCCTTCATTGAGCTACAGAAGGAGACTATTAATTTGCTGGAGGAGGCCCATCGCGGCAGTGCTGAAATGGCCCTCTTAGCCATGGAGGACAAACAATTAATGGAGAAGCTAAAGGCAGCCAACTTTGATTTAATGTTGACTGATCCTGGATTTGCAGGAGGAGTTGTATTAGGGAATTACTTGGGTCTTCCTATTGTGCTTAACGTTCGTTGGATCACTAATGCAGAGGGACACTTTGCAATTGCACCTTCGCCCCTTTCTTACATACCAACTATCGGGTCACTGGTCACAGATAAAATGAGCTTTGCCAACAAACTGAAAAACTTCTTGCATTATGGAATCGCTCTTTATATTGATTATGGCATAACAAGACCCTTATACCAGGGTGTGATCAACAAATTCATCGATCCAAACACCAACATCTATTCTCTCATTCAGGGGGCTGACCTATGGCTGATGAGAGTGGACTTTGTGTTCGAGTTCCCACGCCCCACCATGCCCAACGTGGTCTACATGGGGGGCTTCCAGTGTAAGCCTTCTAAGCCTTTGCCCGCAGAGTTAGAGGCATTTATGCAGAGCTCGGGGGAACATGGGGTCGTGGTCATGTCTTTGGGGAGTCTGCTGGGTAGCCTCCTACCGGAGATCTCAGAGGTCATTGCAGCTGCCTTCGCCCTCCTGCCTCAGAAGGTGGTGTGGAgacacacgggagagaagcccTCTACTCTAGGCAACAACACACTGTTGGTGAACTGGCTGCCTCAGAACGACCTACTGGGCCATCCCAAAACAAGAGCCTTTGTGACACATGGGGGCACCAATGGGATCTATGAGGCCATCTACCATGGGGTTCCCATGTTAGGCCTTCCTCTCATCTTTGACCAGTTTGACAACATGCTGCGTCTACAGACCAGGGGTGTGGCGAAGGTTCTCGAGGTGACGGCCCTAAAGGTGGAACCTATgacacagacactgacagacatcCTGGACGAGAGTAAGCCCTATAGAGACAATATGCGCAGGATGTCAAAGCTCCACCATGATACACCGCTCAAACCAATGGACAACGCCATCTTCTGGCTAGAATTTGCTATGAGACACAAGGGTGCAGCACACTTGCGCACTGAGTCCTACAAGATGCCCTGGTATGCTTACCACAATGTGGATGTGCTGGTACTTCTCCTGACTGTTGTAGTCTCTGTCCTGTTACTAACGCTAATGACTTGCAAGGTTTTAGGCAGGGCTCTTTGCCAAAAGAAAAAGGAAAAACTGGAGTAA